GTACGTTGTGGATATTTGTTGAAGGTGCATTTTCTTACAATATATCATTTTGTGTTTTGTAAAAGTTATGTTGCGAACAGCTTAATTTGATTTTGCTGAAAAATAATACACCCATTAGTTAAATATTTCGATAAACTAGGTACTTATATCATccaaattttatgtatttttaataatgtttaaattaataaaaatatttcaatactgTAATGATAAATGTAAATTTCAAACTTTCCAATTCAAGGTCTTTcgttaatttataatgaaaacatACTTTGAAAgctaaaacatattttgaatgGACTATTTGCCATAGCAAAAACACCTCAATCATGGCAGGACAAACAAAAATGGCATGCCTTCAAGTTCAATGACAAGATTgagaaaaaaaatcgagtatcaATTGTAAAAGTTAATACATATGTTACAATTGAATATAGAATTGCCTACTGGTTTCCTAATACCACATCTGATTTTCTTCACTTTAAGATTAACAAATAATAGTTTCGTTTAGCATAATTAAACACACGACGTATTTTATAAGCTTTTAATAAGATTTTCCCCCCTTTTGTCTATTTTGTTTCtcgtatttgtaatttattttttgtgcaCTTTTAGTGTGGTTAACCCCTGtgactatataataatatggaAGTGCAACTAATCACAAGATAAAGCTATCAGGAGCAAAAAATTTCTTCCAATCAAGAATTAATTTTGATAGGTGTTATTTTGGTTTTACCCACGAAGAGTCCATGATGATGAAGCTTAAACGTTATCCTAACTAGCTTTAGAAGAGGGCTTAGATATTAATGCGATAAACATGTCGTTAAGATTATATTCGTAAAAGTTCAGTAGATACTTATAGATAGATATCTCAATTTCATTCATTGACTCCTTTGTAAATGGCGTGATTATTATCAATTGAATAACCacttattaaatgaaatgaatacttttaagaaattgaatatcacgtgtttcaatcgaAGAgagaataacatcgtgaggaaacctgcatagcagaaaattttcttaatactctgcgtgtgtgaagtctgctaatccgcaatgggcctgagtggtggactattggtctaacccctctcattctgagaggagacacctcaagagtgagtcgaatatgggttgttaatgatgaagttaaCAATGACGAATTTTGGAAAGGAAAGAATTAATAACAATGACCAATTTGTGGTGAAAATAACGAATGTGGTATTCTTAAAATTTTTCGTTTCGTTTTTCGATACGTTGTTAGATCTTTTACATCGATGACCTTCGGGCTTCATCGCTCAAGCACCACCTATAAAACCGGgagattatacattttttttatcatcataagTACTTGAAATTATCTAATTCCTATTGAGACTGCCCTCGCCTCATTTCCCTCATCGCCACGTCAAGATCGCTAGAAATTTGTACAGGAATACATTCCGGAGGCTTCCCAGCTGTTCGTGTCTTAATTTCGCTAACATTATTGGTAACAGTTGACAGCAGGCCAAAAATATAACCGCGTCACGCGGCTCCGTCCGTTTTCAGCGCGTTCTCCAGACGTAATCTTCCCAATGGATTTTTAATAAGATTTATGTTACACCCACGCTTCCTCGCCCCGGATGTTGGATTACTCAACAAGCTGTTTAGTAGTTTACAATTTATTAGGTATTGTATTAGGTATCAGTTGTTAGTGATACTCTGTTCTGTAGTGATCTTGACCATGATTGATCAGGATTGATCATCATTGACCAGGAccttgtactcgtatatacgaGTGATTTTGAACATCAAGCATTCTGTCAGAGTCATAATGGCCATttacaaaacataaatatttttcaattattatttgccaaatatttaaaagttaaacaagaaaattttaaactGCACTAATTATTCGATTATTAGTGATCTCACTTTAatctttgtatataaatttttgtttttcaaaaaatgaaaaacaaaaaagcttaaattaaaaacgctctaaaaagaagaaaatatttttctctttagaaattttaactatcaacttataatcactaaatatacaatttatatgataaCAAAAGTTTGTCGCGAGGTTTAATTACTTATCAGTACTTAATCAAATTGACATACCaaatcaatttacataattaaattgtaactagtttattttcaaattgtgcgacaagcttttattataaaataaataatgtaatgaggttataagttgaaaatttttaaagaaaaaaatattttcttccttttatagagtttaaataaaagcttttataaaaaaagtattttccttttaatttttttatttatcactgcTAGCCAGTGAGTCTCTCAGTCTGTTAataagccctttcatttgatacccatattgtagaaatgcTTTAAAATAAGTATACCGCCATCTTGGGTGGTCCGCCGTATTACTGTTTTCAAACATTTCATAACCCAGTTCACGATCCTAACATAAAATCCGCTGTTAACCCAGTACCCAATTACACAGTATGATAAAAGTTTATGAAATTAGGTTACCGGTTAATACAAGGAACATTAAACTGACTGTTAACCGTCGTACACAGTGCATCTTATATTCTGGCAGAGGGCCAATACAGTCTCTGATACAGATTAAAATCGAACATACCAAATGTTTTCACCGGATACCTACTAGAAACGACTTTGCCTAAGGTTTTCGAAAAAAACATGCGTGACTGTCGCGTTTTCAAAAtccaatattcaattatttcaagcagacttacctattttatttacttttcaaaCTTCTAGTTTCACTGTTTATAGATACTGACCGATTTcggttttaacttttaacacaTCACAAACAGTTGTCgatatgtaaattttcaaaacacaaCAATTGTTAATCCATTTCAGATTAGTAACTACTTATAGTATAGTATTATATTGCGTTTTGTCATCATGGACACTAGATACATCTAGTAATATATACAAAACGCAATAATTTCATATTGCGTTTTTTTCTTCGTATCTATAAACTTTTGGGTATTATAAAGTTTTGTACCTAAAGAGTGAAGGAGTTAGTGATAAGtcgaaatgaaataaattaacattaattactatttttattgattttatatacctacccaGTTATCCCATGCGTTCTTTACTGAGATTTTCTatctttctaaaaaaattctcatcagttaaaattctcatcccgaagttgggaagttggtggtgttacatacCTGTGCATCGATGAGTACGTTAAGCCGTTGGCCGCGATCActgtcattaacatctgatagtggtcgttaatgatttaaatattaacacCCTAAACCCGCATTGgaggtgggtttaagctcctaATACTCTCTCCtatactgactgactgacatgaCCTATATGGACTGGCCTGGCCTGTACGGACTGGCATGGCCTATATGGACTGGCTTGGCCTATATGGACTGGCATGGCCTAGATGGACTGGTTTGGCCTATATGGACTGTCCCTGTTATAAGTTAAAATAGTCTGACGATGATGATTCATTTTATCACTTAAATAATTACAGGCCAGTAGCTGGCGTATTATTTCGACCGGACCGTAGAAACAAAAAGCCGCCACCATGGACGCGATCAAGAAGAAGATGCAGGCGATGAAGCTGGAGAAGGACAATGCCATGGACAAGGCTGATACCTGCGAACAGCAGGCCAGGGATGCCAACCTCCGCGCCGAAAAGGTGAGACCATAGActccttgaattttttttttttcaaaaaacgggCGCTAAGTAAATcctgtaaagttaaaaaatgttTGGCAATGACATTTGCAATCatcaggtcacgtgatcaagttatctatcggatctgtcatttcgaaagcgtttgtagaaagagaatcgggcCACATGTTTACAGACCCCTTCCTTATAGGAGACGGAATTTGGTGCTTTTACCTCTAAATATCggcctaataaataatataaattaaaaaacagcTGTTAATTACCATGACCGACCGAAGTCTTATCATCTTCTCGTAAGCTCCCGTATGAAGGTTTCGTATGGGTAGCGAGGCACATTACCGACCTGCTATTGCTGCTATTGGAAGAAAGGTTAACTAACTATGACATAGACCAGAACTCGactatgtgcattataagaaattaaataatacgtgcttcaaacggcgaaggagtgatcgtgaggaaacttgtgtatgtgaagtctgccaacctgcattagggtagcatggtggactataggcctaactcctctcattcagATAGGAGACTCGAACTTAACATTAAGCCGTTGGTTAAAAATGTTGATGTAATATTTGATGAGTGTCCTTCGTTCTAGGTAAACGAGGAAGTCCGTGAACTCCAAAAGAAACTCGCCCAAGTAGAAGAAGACCTCGTCGTCAACAAGAACAAGCTCGAGCAGGCCAACAAAGACTTGGAAGAGAAGGAGAAGCAGCTGGCCGCTACCGAGGCGGAGGTGGCCTCACTCAACAGGAAGGTGCAGCAGATTGAGGAGGACCTCGAGAAGTCTGAGGAGAGGTCTGGCACAGCCCAGCAGAAACTGCTCGAGGCTCAACAGTCCGCTGACGAGAACAACCGGTAAGCTTAACCATAACCAAGGCCAAACTAAGCTCATTTAGAacttaatattatcaaaaatattgtagAAAACAGGAGAAACTTTTATTATGTCTGCGGATTTGAATTTTCAATGTATGTAATGCAAACATTACGAGGAACTTCCAAATGCAATAAATCAAACAGATCgttcatctgatgttaagtgaaagTTTTAGGTGAAATTATCGCGTATATGCTATAACAGAACAGACCAACACTTAGCAGGGGATGTGAGTAGGTACTGCACTGCGCTGTGACCCGCAATTTAGACAAAGATGCTTTATTCGTGTAAATTTATATGCAAATATAGGAGTAGGTATGCACCCTTCGAACCGGAACTGATGAACGTTTTAATGTAGTATAGTAGTTTCGTTTTCTTCAGTTTAACGCACAAACGCGCTGTCTGTCTGTTGTCTACTGTCTTTACAATGTACCATTACATACAAAGCCAATCAAACTTTCAAAAGTagacaaaatacatattgtcaAATATTTCAATACGGAAAAAACATTCGATAAAACTAACGAAAAGTTACTAATGGTGGATTGTATATTAGTAGGTTCAATTGCTCATTATTATTTCCAGTATGTGCAAAGTATTGGAGAACAGAGCACAACAAGACGAGGAGCGCATGGACCAGCTCACCAACCAACTGAAGGAAGCCCGACTCCTCGCTGAGGACGCTGACGGCAAGTCTGACGAAGTAagctacttttattatttagattgtataggccagcgcttggcTACAATCAAGCCTAAGCAATGATGCCGCCTCTGGGGCGCTGATCTATTTCTTTCACCTTATaacgttaataaaatattgatttgtaaaaaaacaatttcaataatCTTGTGTATAAAATCACAGGTTTCACGCAAGCTGGCCTTCGTTGAAGACGAACTTGAAGTCGCTGAGGACCGTGTCAAGTCTGGTGATGCCAAAATCTCAGAACTTGAAGAAGAATTGAAAGTAAGTTAAAAGATTACACACTTTGGAAACGTAGAAAGAACTTGTTCGAATCTCATAAAGTAAAAACTAACAATATTAGTTACAAatgaaattttgttaattaaaacacCTGTTTAATCTGAATTTTGTCATCTGTAGGTCGTAGGTAACTCCCTTAAATCACTGGAAGTATCAGAAGAAAAAGCCAACCAACGTGTAGAAGAATTCAAAAAGCAGCTGAAGACCCTCACTACCAAACTGAAGGAAGCTGAAGCACGCGCCGAGTACGCTGAGAAGACAGTGAAGAAACTGCAGAAGGAAGTCGACAGGCTCGAAGGTAATGTACCAGAATTAACAagaaaacagataaaaataTTCTT
This genomic interval from Bicyclus anynana chromosome 17, ilBicAnyn1.1, whole genome shotgun sequence contains the following:
- the LOC112049486 gene encoding tropomyosin-1 codes for the protein MDAIKKKMQAMKLEKDNAMDKADTCEQQARDANLRAEKVNEEVRELQKKLAQVEEDLVVNKNKLEQANKDLEEKEKQLAATEAEVASLNRKVQQIEEDLEKSEERSGTAQQKLLEAQQSADENNRMCKVLENRAQQDEERMDQLTNQLKEARLLAEDADGKSDEVSRKLAFVEDELEVAEDRVKSGDAKISELEEELKVVGNSLKSLEVSEEKANQRVEEFKKQLKTLTTKLKEAEARAEYAEKTVKKLQKEVDRLEDELGINKDRYKSLADEMDSTFAELAGY